One Armatimonadota bacterium genomic window, CGCCGCCGTCCCGAGGGGCAGGGCCAGGGCCACCGCGATCACCGTGGCCAGCACCGCCAGCTCCAGGCTGAGCTGCAGCCGCAGCGAGATCTCCCGGGTGATGGGCTGGCCGCTCCACATGGACACCCCCAGATCCCCCCGCGCCAGCCCCGCCATCCAGTCGGCGAACTGGCGCCACAGGGGCTTGTTGAGCCCCAGCCGGGCGCGCTCGGCCTCCACAACGCCGGGGGTGACGAAGGTGCCGCCGCTGACCAGGCGCAGCTCCACGATATCGCCGGGCACCACCCGCACCAGCACGAACACCAGGACCGCCACCGCCAGGAAGGTGGGGACCGTGAGCAGCAGACGGCGGATGACGAAGCGGGTCACGGCGCAGGCCGGGTGGGGCGGGCGGGGCCGGCCGGGCGCGCTCCGCCGGCCGGCCCGCGCGTCATGCCGCCCCTACTCCGACAGCCAGACGTCCTGCAGGTCCTCCAGGTAGTGGGACGGGCCCACCTTGTAGCCCTGCAGGGTGGCCCAGTGCGGGATGATGCGCTTCCACCACAGGACGTAGATCTGCCAGGCGCGCTCGTCCAGCAGCCGCTTCTCGAACTGGCGGACCAGCCGCAGGCGCCGCGCGGGATCCTGCTCCCGGCTCTGCTCGGTGTACAGCCGGTCCAGGATGCGGTCGGTATACCCGCCATAGTTCAGCGGGCTCTTGTCCGCCGACAGGAACTTCACCAGCTGGGCGTCGGGGTCGTCGTAAAAGTCGCAGTTGAAGTCCACGGCCGCGTCGAAGTTGCCCGCCCGCTCGTCGGCCAGGTAGGCGGCGGTTTCCTTCACCACATGGCGCACGTTGAGGCCGATCTGCCGCCACTGGTCGATCAGGTAGATGGCCACGAACTCGTAGGGCATCTGGATGTTGCGGTTGAGCAGCTCGAAGCTGAATCCCTCGGGCACTCCCGCCTCGGCCAGCAGCCGGCGGGCCTCCGCCCGGGCGGCGGCGATGTCGCGCCCGTAGCCGGCCAGTTTGACCAGGTCCTCCTCCGGGGTGGCGTAGGGCCCGCCAGGCCGCATCACCCCGCCCACCGGCTCCACGAAGGCGATCTGGGACAGGGCCCGGGACCCTCCCCACCGGTCGATGGCCAGGGTCAGGGCGCGGCGGAAGCGGGCGTCGTCAAAGGGCCGGCGCCGGGTATTGAACACCACGGTGTTGTTGCACAACCAGCCGCTCTCCTGCACCCGAATCTTGTCGCCCAGGGCACGCACGATCTCGTCCCGCTGGGCGGGAGAAAAGCCCCGGAACTCCACGTGGGCCTGGCCGCTCTTGATGGCATTCACCTGGGCGGCGCCGCTGCGGATGAACAGGGCCCGGTAGCCGTCCAGGTAGGGCCGCCCGCGGACGAAGTACGCCTCGTTGCGCGTCCCGACCCAGTGGGACCCCCGCGCGTACTCCACGAACCTGAACGGACCCGTGCCCATCACGTTGCGCTCGTACCAGTGCGGGTCCTGGGCCAGGAGGTCGGCCTTGTAGATCCAGTTCCACGGCGAGGCCACGCTGGCCAGGAACGACGCCGACCGCCACTTGAGCGTGAACACCACCGTGGTGGGATCGGGGGCGTCCACCCGCTCCACCACCTCGTAGACCGCCTTGCGGGCGCTGACCACGTCCCCGGTGGGGAAGATGATCTTGTCGTAGCTGGCCTTGATGTCCCGCGCGGTGAGCGGCGAGCCGTCATGGAACCGCACCCCCCGGCGGATCTTGAAGGTGTAGGTCAGGCCGTCGGGGGACACGGTCCAGGACTCGGCCAGGTCGGGGACCACCTTCGGGTAGTTGAGGGGGTCGAACTTCACCAGCAGGTTGTAGTGGGGGCGCGTGGGGTGGATCAGGGCGAAGGTGGCCTCCCGGTGGGCATCCAGCGACGGCGGCTCGGCGGACACCACGAAGACCAGGGTGCCGCCCCGGCGCGGGGCCTGGGCGCCCGTGGGCACCGCCACCAGTCCCAGAAGCAGGCCGGCCGTCATCACCAGCACCCACCGGCGCGGCCTGCGGGTCCATGGGTCCATGCTCCCACTCTCCTTCCTCTCCCCGGTCTCCGGGTTGGGGGGCGCAGCGGTGAGCCGGATGCGCCCCGGGCCAGGGTGGGGGCGCCGGGCCGGCGGGCGATCTGTCCCCGGTGGGGAGATTTGATAGCAGCACTACGACGCCCCGAGCCCGGGCTCCTGTCCCCGGGGCGCGCGAGGACGCGAGAGGACGCTGCCTATTCCACGCCGGCGGCGAACGCCTCCACCGCCTGGGTGAAGCAGGCCATGGGGGGGCGCACCAGCCCGGCGCCGATCTGCCCCACCCCGGGCCGGCGGTGGGCGATGCCGGTGTTGACCCGGGGCAGGATTCCCGTGCGCACCACCTTCCGGATGTCGATGCCGGTGGGCGTGCCCCGGAAATCCAGCTGGGGGATGGCGAAGGTCGGGTTCTCGGCCACGGTGATCTCGTACATCTCCAGGGTCGCCTGCACCGCCATCGCCGGGGTGCCGCCCACGAACTTGACGATGGCCGGCGCGGCGGCCATGGCGAACCCCCCGATGCCGGCCGTCTCGGTGATGGTGCTGTCGCCGATGTCGGGGTTGGCGTCCTCCTGGGTGTAGCCGGGGAAGAACAGCCCCACCGGCACCTCGGCCGGGGCCACGAACCACGCGTCGCCCAGCCCGCTGACCCGGATGCCGAAGTCGGTGCCGTTGCGGGCCATGCACGTGACCACCGTGGACCGCGGGATGCCGTGGGCGGCGTCCAGGGTGGCCTTGCAGGCGGCCATGACCGGATTGAGCACGGCCAGGTCGTTCTCCGCCAGGTAGGTCATCACCGCCGCCACGTCGTCCACGGGACCGCTGCGGGCCAGGTGGGGAGCCAGCAGGCGGGCAAACAGAGCCGAGCCGGCCACGTTGCGGTTGTGGCCTTCGTCGCCCATGGTGAGCTGGCGGGCCATCAGGGCCTTCATGTCCAGCCCGCCGGCGCGCTCCAGCGCCCGCCCCAGCAGCGGGCCCGCCACGTCCCGCAGCCACCGCAGGCGGCTGAGGACGTCCTCACTGTAGGCGCCGTAGCGCAGGACCTTGCCGTAGCCCTCGTTGAGGGTGGAGAACGCCCGGGTGCCGAACGGCCGGTTCTCCACGATGTACACCGGCATGGACGCGGTGGTGACGCCGGCCATGGGCCCCACCGCCTGGTGGTGGTGGCAGGGGGCGAAGTCGACCTCTCCCCGCTCCACCAGGGCCACCGCCTGGCGCTCGTCGGCGGCCAGGCCCTCAAACAGGAGCGCGCCGATCACGGCTCCCCGCAGGGGCCCGGACATCCGCTCCCAGGTGATCGGCGGGCCGGCGTGGAGGATCAGGTTGCGGCGCATGCCCGGGATGACCTCGCCCGCCGGCGCCACCCCCGCCAGCACGGGCTGGCTGTCCAGGATGCGCTGCACGGCCACCCGGTTGGCGTCGTCGATGGTGCCCATGGGTCTCACCTGTCCCTCAGTTCGACGCGTGCTGTCCGGCGTCCGTGATCAGGAATCCGGTTCCGATCCCGCCACCAGAGGTTCCGGATCCCTGATGCGTGATCCCGTTCTCACGCATTGAGCTTGTCCAGGATGTCCATCAGCCTGCGGTCGCCTCCGGCCGGAGGCTGCCAGTCCACGTCCACCACCGGCACCCCCTGGTCGGCGAGGCTGCGGGCGAACATCTCCAGCCCCACGTTGACCACGTGGACCGGGCCGTCCAGAAGGGACCGGATGCGCGGCGCGTCGGGAAGGGGGCCGACCTCCGCCGGAGGGGGCACCTGCACGGGAGGCCGCTCCCGTCCCCGGCTCCCGGCGGCTTCGGCGATCAGTCCGGCGAGGCGCGCCGCCTGCGCATTGGTGGCCTGGACGATGGCGCCGGCATCCACCAGCGTGGCCACCTGCGTGTGGTAGTCCTGGGGATCCTCCTCGGTCCCGCACACCGAGACCACCACCGGCAGCCACCGCCCCGCGGCGCGGGCGCGCTCCCGCGCCTGGCGGATCGCCGGGGCCAGCTCGCGGGCCGGATCGGGATGCGCCCCGTAGCCCAGGACCACGTCCAGCAACAGGACCGCCACCTCGGGGTCGTCGGCCTCCCGCAGGATCCGCTGGATCCGCAGGGTCGGATCCAGCATGGGGTGCAGCCGCCCGACGGTGAACTCGTCGGCGCCCATGTCGACCACCGTGTGCTCGCGGCTGCGGGTGCCCGACTCCAGGGCGCGGTCCGGGTCCAGAGGGGTGTTGGACCACACCGGGCCCACATACCGCTCCAGCAGCAGCAGCGCCTCGTAGCACAGGGTCCCTCCGCTGTACAGCCCCCGGATGAACTTCTGGGAGGGGGCCAGCCGGGCCGCCTCCTGGGCTGGAAGCGCCTCCCAGTGAGGCCAGCGGGGCTCGCGCCCCGTCGCCAGCTGGACCGCCACCCGCGCCGCCTCTTCCAGGGTCGCGGCTCCGCGCACACGACCCTCGCCGGTCACGGCGGCTCCCAGGAAGGCGGCCACCGTGGGCTTGGGCACCTGCCGCGCCAGCCCCAGCAGCGTAGAGGCCACCTGAGGGTCCGGGGGCTTGCTGACGAGCACGATCACCTCGGTGCGCGGGTCGGCGGCCAGGGCGGCCAGGGCTGCCCGGGCGGTCAGGCCGCCCACGCCGCGGTGCAGGTCCCGCCCTCCGGTGCCGAGGGCGTGGGAGATGCCGGCGCCTCCCAGGTGCACCAGGGACGCCACCTGCTGGATGCCGGTTCCCGCCGCGCCCACGATGCCCACCGCACCCCGGCGGACCCGGTTGGCAAAGCCCAGGGCGGCCCCGCCCAGGATCGCCGTCCCGCAGTCGGGCCCCATCAGCAGCAGATCCCGCGCCGCGGCGGCCTGCTTGAGGGAGATCTCGGCGTCCAGGGGCACGTTGTCGCTGAAGAGCATCACGTGCAGTCCCGCGTCCAGGGCCTCCCGCGCCACCCCGGCGGCAAAGCGCCCGGGCACCGAGACCAGGGCGAGGTTGGCCCCCTCGAGCATCCGCGCCGCCGACGCCACGGTGCGCGGCCGGTAGTCCCCCCCGGCGGCGGCCTCCCGGGGGCGGGCCAGCAGCGCCTGGGCCCGTTCCAGCGCCGCCGCGGCGGCCTGCTCGCTGTCCGCCCGCACCACCAGGATCAGGTCGTTGGGCCCGGCGGCCTCCACCTCGGGAGTCAGCAGGCCGGCGTCTTTGAGCAGTTCCTTGTTGGCCTCGGTGCCCATGACCGCGCCGGCCTCCTGCACGCCCGGCAGGGCGCGGACCTCCCGCTGGACCAGCATCAACGCCACCGAATCGGCGTAGGCGCTGGGCTTGATGACGCTGCGGACGACCACGGCATACCTCCTCAGGCCACTGACTGTGTTCCAGGCTGACAGGGGTGTTCCCTGTGGCCCCGGGTCGGGTCCCTCGCGGCCCCATTGCCAGGCCGGCCGACGTGCGGCACACTAGGGGACGACATGCACCCACCGGGAGGGTCGCCGGCGCGCGCGCCGGCGAGCAGGAAGGAGGCCCGCAAGCAGGCCCGCCTGCAGCGCCGGACGGCGGAGGAGGAGGCCCGGCGCCGCCGCGCCCGCAGGCGCACCTTGCTCATCCTGGGCGTCGGGGCGGTGCTGGTGGCGGCGGCGGGGTGGGGCATCTGGGCGGCGACCCGCCCGGGCCCGACCCTGCCGGTCGTGGTCTACCCTGACCAGGGCCGCGACCACGTGGCCCCCGGCCAGCCTCACCCGCCGTACAACTCCAACCCTCCCACCTCCGGCTGGCACTATCCGCAGGCGGCGTCCTGGGGGTTTTACGCCACCGAGCTGCCCGACGAACTGGTGGTGCACAACCTGGAGCACGGAGGGATCTGGATTTCCTACCGGGACGCCGACGCCCGGGAGCTGGTTGACCGCCTGGCGGCCCTGGCCCGGCGGTACCGGTCCAAGGTCATCGTCACCCACCGGCCAGCCAACCCCGCTCCCCTTGCCGTGGTGGCCTGGGGACGGCTGATGCTGCTGGACCGCTACGACGAGGCCGCCATCACCGAGTTCATCCGCCGCTTCCGCAACACAGGCCCCGAGTTCGTCCCGGATTAGGGTGAGCTATCTCACTTAGGTGTTGACAGTTTCTCTAACATAGAAGGAGGGTCACACGGCGAATCCTTCCAGTTGGACAGGTCCCCCTGTGGGGAAGCTGGGAGGAGCGCCGATGACCCTCAATGACAGGCCCACGCGCACCGTTTCTTCCCGGAATTCCCGCGAATAGGGCGACGGGTCGGAGAGACCCTGGTGTTTTCAGCATCGTGCCACGAGCCTGTTCGAGAGGTCGTTTTCGGATAGGACCTTAGAGTGCTGAAGTCGAATCGGGAACGTTGAGATTCCTGGGCCTGGATGCGGGCTCGCCGCCAACCGAGCGGGGGCTTCAGGGCAGCCTAGAAGCGCCGGTTCGCGCTGACGACGCGGCAGGGGCTCCTCAGGCTTCGGGAGGCTGACCTGGAACCGTAGGTACGGTAAGGTGTACCCAGAGCTGCACACCACGATGACGGCCAACCGCTATGAGAAACACACCCGACTGGTTGAAATTTGCCCGCAATGTGTCCCTTGAGCGCCTGATGCAGGATCTCCGGGAGATCACGCAGTGGGAGCGGCTATCGGGCTCCGCCGAAGAGCGACGGGCCTTCGAGTACATCCGGCGGCAGCTCGCCTCGGCAGGACTGCGCACGCAGGTATTGGAGCACGACGCCCTCATCAGTCTTCCCCGCAGCGCGGCACTGCATGTCTACGGACCGGAGTCCGCAGACATTCCCTGTATCACCCACAGCTTTTCGGTGGCCACCGGTCCTCAGGGAGTGGTGGCGCAGGCCATCTACGTGGTCGATGGAGCGGCCGACTTGACCCGAGTGAATCGTGACGTGCGCGGACGGATCGCGGTTGTAGACGGGCTGGCCATGCCCGAACGGGTTGCCCAGCTGCAGGCAGCAGGTGCCGCCGGCGCGGTCTTCCTGAACCGCGATCCGCTCGTGCACGAGATGATTGTATCTACCGTGTGGGGAAGTCCGACGCTGGATCGGCTGGCGCAGCTCCCTGCTATCCCTGTGGTGTCGACAGCCGGCACTGCCGCAGAACGGCTCAGAGCTGCGCTGCGGGGGGAACCCCTCCTACGGATTCGCATCGTCACAGAGGTAGAGACCGGGTGGCGCAGGCTTCCGCTACTGGTAGCCGATGTGGCTGGGGCCCATGAAGATACCTACATCCTGGTAGCTGGCCACGTAGACTCCTGGTACGTGGGTGCCATGGACAACGGCGCTGCCAACGCTGCCATGATGGAGATTGGGCGGTTGATGGCCCATGTCCGTCCTTACCGAGGACTGCGCCTGGCTTTCTGGTCCGGACACTCCCACGGTCGGTATGCAGGATCCGCCTGGTATGCCGACAACTTCTGGGAAGACTTGGCGCGCCGTTGCGTGGTGCACATCTACGTGGACTCCATTGGCGGGCGGGGCGCCGACGTGCTTGAAGGAGGATACTGCATGCCGGAAACGTGGGCGATTGGTGCAGCCGTCATCCGCCGGATCGCCCGGCAGCAGTTCCGCGGTACACGCGTAGGGCGGACAGGAGATCAGTCTTTCCTCGGAATCGGCATCCCCTCATTATTCATGACGCTATCCGAGCATCCTCCTTTTGGGCCGGAGGCGAGCCGAGACTTTGCGCTCACCGGGAGCAACAGCGGAGGCCTTGGCTGGTGGTGGCACACACCCCAGGACCTGATAGACAAGATTGACCCACGCAACCTCCTGCGCGACGCTCAGATCTATGCCGCAGCTGCGTACTGGCTGTGCACAGCCCCGGTGTTGCCCCTGGACTACGCAGCCGTAGCTAAAGACGTGATTGTCAAGCTCAGGGAACTGCAGGCGCGTCTGGACGGCCGGTTCGACCTGTCCGCCTGCCTGGCGGAGGCGCGGGCATTTTTGGCGGCGGCCCGAGCCCTCCGGCTCCGGGCAACAAGGGCCAAGGGGGCGCGGCCCCGGGGTGTGGAGAGAATCAACCGGGCTCTGACGACCCTCGGCCGCGTGCTCATCCCCGTCCTGTACACGCGAGCGGGTCGATTCGACCACGACCCCGCCACTACCATTCCCTTCCTGCCGCCTCTGGTGGAAGCGGAGCGGCTGGCGACGGTGCCAGAGGGCTCGGCAGAAGCGCGGGCGCTGACCATCGCGGCAACGCGAGGCAGGAATCTCCTGCTGCACGCGTTGCGTACTGCGCGGGAGATCGCAGAGGAGGCGGCTCGATAAGCGTGCAATTCATCGTCGTAGGTGCGGGAGCGATCGGCGGGACCGTTGGGGCGTATCTTGTACGCGGCGGCCATGACGTGCTGTTCGTCGACACGAACGCCGCGCACGTGGACGCTATCAATTCGACTGGGCTGACGGTGGAAGGCCTGGAGACGTTTACGGTTCGTGCCCGGGCGATACTCCCTGCCGAGCTCCGAGATGTCCTCCTGAGCCGGGGTGCTACCCCGGACGGCGACAGCC contains:
- a CDS encoding DUF3105 domain-containing protein, which translates into the protein MHPPGGSPARAPASRKEARKQARLQRRTAEEEARRRRARRRTLLILGVGAVLVAAAGWGIWAATRPGPTLPVVVYPDQGRDHVAPGQPHPPYNSNPPTSGWHYPQAASWGFYATELPDELVVHNLEHGGIWISYRDADARELVDRLAALARRYRSKVIVTHRPANPAPLAVVAWGRLMLLDRYDEAAITEFIRRFRNTGPEFVPD
- a CDS encoding M28 family peptidase → MRNTPDWLKFARNVSLERLMQDLREITQWERLSGSAEERRAFEYIRRQLASAGLRTQVLEHDALISLPRSAALHVYGPESADIPCITHSFSVATGPQGVVAQAIYVVDGAADLTRVNRDVRGRIAVVDGLAMPERVAQLQAAGAAGAVFLNRDPLVHEMIVSTVWGSPTLDRLAQLPAIPVVSTAGTAAERLRAALRGEPLLRIRIVTEVETGWRRLPLLVADVAGAHEDTYILVAGHVDSWYVGAMDNGAANAAMMEIGRLMAHVRPYRGLRLAFWSGHSHGRYAGSAWYADNFWEDLARRCVVHIYVDSIGGRGADVLEGGYCMPETWAIGAAVIRRIARQQFRGTRVGRTGDQSFLGIGIPSLFMTLSEHPPFGPEASRDFALTGSNSGGLGWWWHTPQDLIDKIDPRNLLRDAQIYAAAAYWLCTAPVLPLDYAAVAKDVIVKLRELQARLDGRFDLSACLAEARAFLAAARALRLRATRAKGARPRGVERINRALTTLGRVLIPVLYTRAGRFDHDPATTIPFLPPLVEAERLATVPEGSAEARALTIAATRGRNLLLHALRTAREIAEEAAR
- a CDS encoding DUF1116 domain-containing protein; its protein translation is MGTIDDANRVAVQRILDSQPVLAGVAPAGEVIPGMRRNLILHAGPPITWERMSGPLRGAVIGALLFEGLAADERQAVALVERGEVDFAPCHHHQAVGPMAGVTTASMPVYIVENRPFGTRAFSTLNEGYGKVLRYGAYSEDVLSRLRWLRDVAGPLLGRALERAGGLDMKALMARQLTMGDEGHNRNVAGSALFARLLAPHLARSGPVDDVAAVMTYLAENDLAVLNPVMAACKATLDAAHGIPRSTVVTCMARNGTDFGIRVSGLGDAWFVAPAEVPVGLFFPGYTQEDANPDIGDSTITETAGIGGFAMAAAPAIVKFVGGTPAMAVQATLEMYEITVAENPTFAIPQLDFRGTPTGIDIRKVVRTGILPRVNTGIAHRRPGVGQIGAGLVRPPMACFTQAVEAFAAGVE
- the fdrA gene encoding acyl-CoA synthetase FdrA; amino-acid sequence: MVVRSVIKPSAYADSVALMLVQREVRALPGVQEAGAVMGTEANKELLKDAGLLTPEVEAAGPNDLILVVRADSEQAAAAALERAQALLARPREAAAGGDYRPRTVASAARMLEGANLALVSVPGRFAAGVAREALDAGLHVMLFSDNVPLDAEISLKQAAAARDLLLMGPDCGTAILGGAALGFANRVRRGAVGIVGAAGTGIQQVASLVHLGGAGISHALGTGGRDLHRGVGGLTARAALAALAADPRTEVIVLVSKPPDPQVASTLLGLARQVPKPTVAAFLGAAVTGEGRVRGAATLEEAARVAVQLATGREPRWPHWEALPAQEAARLAPSQKFIRGLYSGGTLCYEALLLLERYVGPVWSNTPLDPDRALESGTRSREHTVVDMGADEFTVGRLHPMLDPTLRIQRILREADDPEVAVLLLDVVLGYGAHPDPARELAPAIRQARERARAAGRWLPVVVSVCGTEEDPQDYHTQVATLVDAGAIVQATNAQAARLAGLIAEAAGSRGRERPPVQVPPPAEVGPLPDAPRIRSLLDGPVHVVNVGLEMFARSLADQGVPVVDVDWQPPAGGDRRLMDILDKLNA
- a CDS encoding ABC transporter substrate-binding protein — encoded protein: MDPWTRRPRRWVLVMTAGLLLGLVAVPTGAQAPRRGGTLVFVVSAEPPSLDAHREATFALIHPTRPHYNLLVKFDPLNYPKVVPDLAESWTVSPDGLTYTFKIRRGVRFHDGSPLTARDIKASYDKIIFPTGDVVSARKAVYEVVERVDAPDPTTVVFTLKWRSASFLASVASPWNWIYKADLLAQDPHWYERNVMGTGPFRFVEYARGSHWVGTRNEAYFVRGRPYLDGYRALFIRSGAAQVNAIKSGQAHVEFRGFSPAQRDEIVRALGDKIRVQESGWLCNNTVVFNTRRRPFDDARFRRALTLAIDRWGGSRALSQIAFVEPVGGVMRPGGPYATPEEDLVKLAGYGRDIAAARAEARRLLAEAGVPEGFSFELLNRNIQMPYEFVAIYLIDQWRQIGLNVRHVVKETAAYLADERAGNFDAAVDFNCDFYDDPDAQLVKFLSADKSPLNYGGYTDRILDRLYTEQSREQDPARRLRLVRQFEKRLLDERAWQIYVLWWKRIIPHWATLQGYKVGPSHYLEDLQDVWLSE